The Fluviispira sanaruensis sequence AAAAACTTACATTAGATGATGAAATTAATATTGTAAAATCTGTAACTACAGAACAAATTTTAAAAACAGCGCAGAAAATTTTCGGATCTGCAAGAAGAGGATTTGTTTTAATTGGACCTAAAGCACGTAAAAAAAGAGAACTTGTTGAAAAATTATTGTCTATATTTGATGGCATTGGAGATTTAAATGAAAAAGGTTCCTCTAACTGATGTGCGTCTATATACTCAAGGATCTCATAAAGAAAAAGCAGAATTTATCCAAAAGTTTGGACGCGCAATACAAGAGTTTGGTTTTGTAATAATCGAAGGACATAATATATCTGAGCAAGTTATTAATAATACTTATTCAGCAATTGAAAAGCTTTTTTCTTTACCAATTGAAACAAAATTAAAATACGTTGATAACTCAATTATTGGGCAAAGAGGTTATGTTAATTTCGGCATTGAACGAGCAAAAAACAACACAATAGGTGATTTAAAAGAATTTTGGCATATAGGCAGAGAGCATTTTTTAAATTCTAAATTAAAAGTTGAATATACAAAAAATATATGGCCAGACAATGATTTACCAAATTTCAAGCAATTTACTCTAGATCTTTATTGTAAATTAGATCAATTATCCCAAGTTTTATTGTCGGCTCTATCTGAATATTTAAATTTACCAAAATACACTTTGCCACAAATGGCTATGGACGGAAATTCGATACTTAGAGCTTTACATTATCCTCCCCTAAATAAAGAGCAGTATCACTCTGGAGCTATCCGCGCTGCTGCGCATGAAGATATTAATCTATTAACTATTCTTTGTGAAACAAAAGAAAGTGGTCTTGAAATTCTAACAAGAAACGGAAAATGGCTGCAAATAGAAAGTCACCCAGGTCAAATGATTGTAGATTCAGGTGATATGTTATCTAGAGTCACAAATAATATTATACCTTCAACAACTCATAGAGTCGTCAATCCAATAGACTCAAGAAATACCTCAAGATATTCCTTACCGTTTTTTGTCCATGCTTATG is a genomic window containing:
- a CDS encoding isopenicillin N synthase family dioxygenase translates to MKKVPLTDVRLYTQGSHKEKAEFIQKFGRAIQEFGFVIIEGHNISEQVINNTYSAIEKLFSLPIETKLKYVDNSIIGQRGYVNFGIERAKNNTIGDLKEFWHIGREHFLNSKLKVEYTKNIWPDNDLPNFKQFTLDLYCKLDQLSQVLLSALSEYLNLPKYTLPQMAMDGNSILRALHYPPLNKEQYHSGAIRAAAHEDINLLTILCETKESGLEILTRNGKWLQIESHPGQMIVDSGDMLSRVTNNIIPSTTHRVVNPIDSRNTSRYSLPFFVHAYEKCELNVLENCKSPSKPNLFPPILANEFLLQRLRENGLVKT